Proteins encoded in a region of the Triticum urartu cultivar G1812 unplaced genomic scaffold, Tu2.1 TuUngrouped_contig_4753, whole genome shotgun sequence genome:
- the LOC125528267 gene encoding probable serine/threonine-protein kinase WNK4, producing MEVFGDRDEPTDPEYIEVDPTGRYMRYNEVLGRGAVKTVYKAFDEAEGIEVAWNQVSIDELMQCPDNLERLYSEVHLLKSLKHENVMKFYNYWVDDRKKTINVITELFTSGSLRHYRRKHPRVDLKAIKNWARQILHGLDYLHSHQPPVIHRDLKCDNIFVNGNHGQVKIGDLGLATIMLTPKARSVIGTPEFMAPELYDENYDELVDIYSFGMCMLEMFTLEYPYNECKNAAQIFKKVSKGVKPAALSKIVNAEVKNFIEKCLVPASERLSAKDLLQDPFLCPDNANSFASITVPSTIPKAVRISPESLHMDVDTHESMCASSGEKNAVGSPHNSVLEFTRTNRNTELNLKGEKVDDSSVSLVLRIADLCGQARNIHFLFYLESDTAMSVAAEMVEQLELADCDVTFIADFIDLLIVNLVPGRKLANDAAMSPYVESKTCGSEQVTISQQNPLEMPPDYVLVQSTMHPKDISASPNKYLESVLSATNLEGPKCSEGSDFSAQLAGSSESPRYDGTGDCGTMYCGGYKEGIHKLDCNHVLGDGSRNISIFHIDEASPPSELVSGCSSISITDSQDVLNGELDLIEVEYKDWFDELARMREEAMEGGGQEKWLQYNE from the exons TTACAAGGCATTTGATGAGGCCGAAGGTATTGAAGTTGCATGGAATCAAGTCAGCATAGATGAGCTGATGCAGTGTCCAGATAACCTTGAGAGGCTCTACTCGGAAGTTCATCTACTGAAATCACTCAAGCATGAAAATGTAATGAAGTTCTACAATTATTGGGTCGATGATCGAAAGAAGACAATCAATGTTATTACTGAACTGTTTACATCTGGCAGTCTTAGGCA TTACCGACGGAAACATCCACGCGTTGATTTGAAAGCAATAAAGAATTGGGCAAGACAGATTCTTCATGGATTAGATTACTTGCACAGCCACCAACCTCCGGTTATCCACAGAGACCTGAAGTGTGATAATATTTTTGTTAATGGCAATCATGGACAAGTTAAGATTGGAGATCTTGGACTAGCTACAATTATGCTAACGCCTAAAGCAAGAAGTGTTATTG GTACTCCTGAATTCATGGCACCTGAGCTATATGATGAGAATTACGATGAACTGGTCGATATTTATTCCTTCGGTATGTGCATGTTGGAAATGTTCACTCTTGAATATCCATACAATGAATGCAAAAATGCAGCTCAGATTTTTAAAAAAGTATCCAAG GGTGTCAAACCGGCTGCACTGTCCAAAATTGTAAATGCTGAAGTTAAGAATTTCATTGAGAAATGTTTAGTTCCTGCTTCTGAGAGGCTGTCCGCCAAAGATCTATTGCAAGATCCATTTCTTTGCCCCGATAATGCAAATAGTTTTGCTAGCATTACGGTTCCATCAACAATTCCCAAAGCAGTACGGATCTCTCCGGAATCTTTGCACATGGACGTTGATACTCATGAATCTATGTGTGCTAGCTCGGGCGAGAAAAATGCCGTTGGGTCTCCACATAATTCCGTGTTGGAGTTCACGAGAACCAACAGAAACACGGAACTCAATCTAAAGGGCGAGAAAGTTGATGATAGTTCAGTCTCACTGGTTTTACGGATTGCTGATTTGTGTG GTCAAGCAAGAAATATCCATTTCCTCTTCTACCTCGAATCTGACACAGCTATGTCTGTTGCTGCGGAAATGGTTGAACAGTTGGAGCTAGCAGACTGCGATGTTACTTTCATTGCTGATTTTATTGACCTTCTGATAGTCAATCTTGTTCCTGGTCGGAAACTGGCAAATGATGCAGCGATGAGTCCATATGTGGAATCTAAAACGTGTGGAAGTGAGCAAGTAACTATTTCCCAGCAGAACCCATTAGAGATGCCACCTGATTATGTGTTAGTTCAAAGTACAATGCATCCTAAAGATATCAGTGCATCGCCGAATAAATATCTTGAATCTGTCTTAAGTGCAACTAACCTAGAGGGGCCAAAGTGCTCTGAGGGGTCGGACTTTTCTGCGCAGCTTGCTGGGAGTTCTGAAAGTCCGAGATACGATGGCACTGGTGACTGTGGGACTATGTACTGTGGTGGGTACAAAGAGGGAATCCACAAACTAGACTGCAACCATGTTCTAGGTGATGGGTCAAGGAACATTTCGATTTTCCATATAGATGAAGCATCGCCTCCTTCGGAGCTGGTGAGTGGTTGCTCGTCAATTTCCATCACCGATAGTCAAGATGTGCTGAATGGGGAGCTTGATTTGATTGAAGTCGAGTACAAAGATTGGTTTGATGAATTAGCAAGGATGCGGGAAGAAGCTATGGAAGGAGGAGGACAGGAGAAGTGGTTACAATATAATGAATGA
- the LOC125528266 gene encoding uncharacterized protein LOC125528266, with the protein MDFCPACGMLLQIQPATGGHRLRLFCPTCPYVCPIKNKIVKKARLVKREVESAESAPKTEGEPKESAPKTDGEPKADGQLKQSAPKTEGT; encoded by the exons ATGGACTTCTGCCCGGCGTGCGGGATGCTGCTGCAGATCCAGCCGGCCACCGGCGGCCACCGCCTGCGCCTCTTCTGCCCCACCTGCCCGTACGTCTGCCCCATCAAAAACAAG ATCGTGAAGAAGGCGAGGCTGGTCAAGAGGGAGGTGGAGTCCGCGGAATCTGCCCCCAAGACTGAGGGTGAGCCCAAGGAATCGGCCCCCAAGACTGACGGTGAGCCCAAGGCCGATGGTCAGCTCAAGCAATCTGCCCCCAAGACTGAGG GTACATGA